From one Bacteroides fragilis NCTC 9343 genomic stretch:
- a CDS encoding M48 family metallopeptidase: protein MHIINVADIEIEVERKSIKNLHLAVYPPDARVHISMPDYLADDDARNFVLQKLEWLRTQIEEVLAQPRQTKRQFVSGESHYLFGQRYQLIVEELPHYANNMELKGNKLYMFLKPGTSIETRAELMRTWYRYHLKKELESMLQCWANKLKENPFKWQVKQMKTEWGSCIPSKRLLIFNLELARVPRECIEFVIVHEFCHFKVDTHNKIFEMLMNKRLPNWRTLRQKLNTFVALPYKE, encoded by the coding sequence ATGCATATCATAAATGTAGCAGATATTGAAATTGAGGTTGAACGCAAATCCATTAAAAATTTGCATTTAGCTGTCTATCCTCCAGATGCGAGGGTACATATCTCTATGCCTGATTATCTGGCAGATGATGATGCCAGAAATTTTGTCTTGCAAAAACTGGAATGGCTTCGTACTCAGATAGAGGAAGTGCTTGCCCAACCTCGACAAACGAAACGGCAATTCGTATCGGGCGAGAGCCATTATTTATTTGGTCAACGGTATCAACTAATTGTAGAAGAGTTGCCTCACTATGCAAATAATATGGAACTTAAAGGTAACAAACTTTATATGTTTTTGAAACCTGGCACTTCTATTGAAACAAGAGCAGAACTAATGCGTACTTGGTATAGGTATCATCTTAAAAAGGAATTGGAATCAATGCTCCAATGCTGGGCTAATAAACTTAAAGAGAATCCTTTTAAATGGCAGGTCAAGCAGATGAAGACTGAATGGGGCAGTTGCATTCCCTCAAAGCGTCTGCTTATCTTTAATCTTGAACTTGCCCGAGTACCACGTGAGTGCATTGAGTTTGTGATTGTACATGAGTTTTGTCATTTTAAAGTTGATACTCATAACAAGATTTTTGAGATGTTGATGAACAAACGTCTTCCAAATTGGCGAACTCTGCGTCAAAAACTGAATACATTTGTGGCACTACCATACAAAGAATAA
- a CDS encoding AbiH family protein, with translation MNRIILIGNGFDLAHGLPTRYEDFINWYWEKRVDSFIGNLTPISEDCLCSIKITSDNYNRCWNVFAFCLPKFFNKPSGKEIIDSIANDSKSFELSLSPFFFNICTCIETKGWVDIEKEYYDLLRNAIINPDNCNYTISEINKQLHYIQGLLAQYLSSITTDNIKCNKEIQRQIYGNIRKDDVSISQLQVYYDYVDHLIQQDNVYQQLLCRYGYESSDRHFMAEDIKQLRKQFVGSSEIEEIYLKDLIFPENIVLLNFNYTEVADKYGCLKVASTNHIHGDLNNPDSIIFGYGDELDEDYRDFLKQSDNECLRNIKSIKYLESGKYRNLLQFIESAPYQVYIMGHSCGNSDRTLLNTLFEHKNCVSIKPYYYQKDDGSDNYLEIAQNICRNFTDMKLMRDRVVNKMFCEPLPQYIK, from the coding sequence ATGAATCGAATAATACTAATCGGCAATGGTTTTGACTTGGCACATGGGCTTCCTACTAGATATGAAGATTTTATAAACTGGTATTGGGAGAAACGAGTTGATTCTTTTATAGGAAATCTTACGCCTATATCGGAGGATTGTCTTTGTTCTATCAAAATTACTTCAGACAATTACAATCGCTGTTGGAATGTCTTTGCATTTTGTCTTCCTAAGTTTTTTAACAAACCGTCCGGTAAAGAGATTATTGATAGTATTGCCAATGACTCTAAGTCTTTTGAACTTTCATTGTCTCCATTTTTTTTTAATATATGCACTTGTATTGAGACCAAAGGGTGGGTTGACATAGAAAAGGAATATTATGATTTATTGCGAAATGCGATTATAAATCCGGACAACTGTAATTATACAATTTCAGAAATCAACAAACAGTTACATTATATTCAAGGGCTTTTAGCTCAATATCTTTCTTCTATCACAACTGATAATATAAAGTGCAATAAGGAGATACAACGTCAAATTTATGGAAATATTCGTAAAGATGATGTTAGTATTTCACAATTACAAGTTTACTATGACTACGTAGATCATTTAATCCAACAAGACAATGTGTACCAACAGTTACTCTGTAGATATGGTTATGAAAGTTCCGATAGGCACTTTATGGCAGAGGATATCAAACAGCTCAGAAAGCAGTTTGTAGGTTCGTCAGAGATAGAAGAAATTTACCTAAAGGATTTAATATTTCCTGAGAATATTGTGCTACTTAATTTTAATTATACAGAAGTAGCTGACAAATATGGGTGTTTGAAAGTTGCATCTACAAACCATATTCATGGAGACTTGAATAATCCAGATAGCATAATATTTGGCTATGGTGATGAGCTTGATGAGGATTATAGAGATTTCCTTAAACAATCAGATAATGAGTGTTTAAGAAACATCAAATCTATAAAGTATTTAGAGTCGGGGAAATATCGTAATTTGCTTCAGTTCATTGAATCTGCTCCATATCAAGTTTATATCATGGGGCATTCTTGTGGTAACTCGGACCGAACTTTGCTAAACACCTTGTTTGAACATAAAAACTGTGTTTCAATAAAGCCATACTATTATCAAAAAGATGATGGTTCAGATAACTATCTGGAAATAGCACAAAATATATGTCGTAATTTTACTGACATGAAGCTAATGCGTGATAGAGTCGTTAACAAAATGTTTTGTGAACCATTACCACAATATATTAAATGA
- a CDS encoding phospholipase D-like domain-containing protein, with the protein MVEALNRFFLRSVLADRKPVRNDAYFNDIADKIIKELDKARVSIHVCIAWFTNQSIADKLVEKHKQGIDVKVIFYDDYTNSKFGVNIDGIPFKTIRGSRGGLMHNKYCVIDNQIVITGSYNWSENAENKNDENAAVMYDYDRTSDYSVEFRKMFGSE; encoded by the coding sequence ATGGTAGAAGCCTTGAATAGATTTTTTTTACGAAGTGTTCTTGCAGACAGGAAACCCGTAAGAAATGATGCTTACTTCAATGATATTGCGGATAAAATAATCAAGGAGCTTGATAAGGCTCGGGTGTCAATTCATGTATGTATAGCGTGGTTTACAAATCAAAGTATAGCAGACAAATTAGTGGAAAAGCATAAGCAAGGGATTGATGTGAAGGTTATTTTCTATGATGATTATACGAATTCAAAGTTTGGAGTTAACATAGATGGAATACCATTTAAGACAATTCGTGGTTCACGAGGAGGATTAATGCACAATAAGTATTGTGTCATTGACAATCAGATTGTAATAACAGGTTCTTACAATTGGTCGGAGAATGCTGAGAACAAGAATGATGAGAATGCTGCTGTGATGTATGATTATGACAGGACATCTGATTATTCTGTAGAATTTAGAAAAATGTTCGGCTCGGAGTGA
- a CDS encoding ATP-binding protein, with protein sequence MLHAVVGSDFSAKICEGLTIEDLDKEAIAEMKTQYARKQENPLFQNYPDEQVLSDLDLLKDGKLNYAALILLGKSEAIRKYLPQNNIVVEFRMYHSMIQYTACKEFQLLLFIAIDKVWDYINQPASNPLLYYNDGSYIFDIPSFNKEVIGEAILNVCCHRSMLIQSDVVIKQYPDSITITNAGGFPSGVDMNNILTVNSVPRSKLMSEVLQKTGLVERSGQGVEKMFYNCIMEGKALPDYSGTDSY encoded by the coding sequence ATGCTCCATGCGGTTGTCGGTTCGGATTTTTCAGCCAAGATATGCGAGGGGCTTACTATAGAGGATTTGGATAAGGAGGCCATAGCGGAAATGAAAACCCAATATGCGCGAAAGCAGGAAAATCCGTTGTTTCAAAACTATCCCGACGAACAAGTGCTGTCTGATTTGGATTTGTTGAAGGACGGGAAATTGAATTATGCGGCACTTATTCTGCTTGGGAAATCCGAAGCCATACGGAAATATCTCCCTCAGAACAATATCGTTGTAGAGTTCAGGATGTATCACTCGATGATACAATATACCGCTTGCAAAGAATTTCAGTTGCTGTTATTCATAGCTATTGACAAGGTATGGGATTACATCAACCAGCCTGCCAGCAATCCGCTTCTGTATTACAATGACGGCTCTTATATATTCGATATACCATCTTTCAACAAAGAGGTAATCGGAGAGGCGATATTGAATGTTTGCTGCCACCGCTCAATGTTGATTCAGAGCGATGTCGTCATCAAGCAATATCCCGATAGTATAACCATTACCAATGCTGGTGGTTTTCCGTCCGGAGTGGATATGAACAACATTTTGACAGTGAACAGTGTTCCGCGCAGTAAACTGATGAGCGAGGTATTGCAGAAGACAGGATTGGTGGAGCGTTCCGGTCAAGGAGTGGAAAAAATGTTCTACAACTGTATTATGGAAGGGAAAGCACTGCCTGACTATTCGGGAACAGACTCGTATTAG
- a CDS encoding DUF6577 family protein codes for MTNETTTSILEYADTHLKFSMEDLFAYLHKKIGINKSSLAWYLFKLVNENKLVRTGRGMYARILKPSFAPQPAEEVKEVYDLLTTHFPFAKFCIYQGEIIAPLQHHLSPNRIIYVETDRGTAETVFHLLKDDYQDVYLRPNKEMIYRYVDMDSRVFIVKNLVSEAPLQHISGVPIPTLEKLLVDILRDVDFFYLQGSESERIIENAFNLYAINRSRLFRYAGRRKVKEELSTILENLNIV; via the coding sequence ATGACTAACGAAACAACGACATCCATACTTGAATATGCTGACACCCATCTTAAATTCAGCATGGAAGATTTGTTTGCCTATCTTCACAAAAAGATTGGCATAAACAAGTCTTCCCTGGCATGGTATTTATTCAAGCTCGTGAATGAAAACAAGTTAGTCAGAACCGGGCGTGGAATGTATGCCAGAATTTTGAAACCGTCCTTTGCCCCGCAACCGGCAGAGGAAGTGAAAGAAGTTTATGATTTGCTGACAACCCATTTCCCGTTCGCCAAATTTTGCATCTATCAGGGAGAGATTATCGCACCGTTGCAGCATCACCTTTCACCCAACCGCATTATTTATGTGGAAACGGATAGAGGTACAGCAGAAACCGTTTTCCATCTTCTGAAAGACGATTACCAAGATGTTTATCTGCGGCCGAACAAAGAGATGATATACCGGTATGTAGATATGGACAGCCGTGTTTTTATAGTGAAAAATCTTGTATCAGAAGCTCCCTTACAGCACATATCGGGCGTACCTATACCCACGTTGGAAAAACTATTGGTGGACATATTGAGAGATGTGGACTTCTTTTATCTGCAAGGTAGTGAAAGCGAACGTATCATAGAAAATGCCTTTAATCTGTATGCAATCAATCGAAGCCGACTTTTCAGATATGCCGGCAGACGTAAAGTGAAAGAAGAATTATCAACAATCTTAGAAAATTTGAATATAGTATGA
- a CDS encoding DUF7688 family protein yields the protein MVEEIKQGDKVVLPGEDGFSVPMIFNNICGKNFSGEEYRNYIKYVVYDSMGLKPGIVSYYRDGVLYKSGTIPKL from the coding sequence ATGGTAGAAGAAATTAAACAAGGCGACAAAGTTGTATTGCCGGGCGAGGACGGCTTTTCCGTACCCATGATTTTTAACAACATCTGCGGTAAGAACTTTTCAGGGGAGGAATACCGCAATTATATCAAGTATGTAGTCTATGACAGTATGGGGCTGAAACCGGGCATTGTCTCCTATTATCGGGACGGAGTTTTATACAAGAGCGGTACAATCCCGAAACTCTGA
- a CDS encoding ATP-binding protein produces MEKIYYPRTIDSYLLEWKNERAHKPLLLRGARQVGKSSAVRQLGKTFKYFMEVNFERDKEIISVFTGNLKPKEITSRLAAFYGIPVVPGETLLFLDEIQACTPAIHSLWFFYEDYPELHVVAAGSLLEFALKKMAFFGVGRVRSLFMYPMSFDEFLAATGHAGWIEAKRNASPAEPLFEALHGKLVESFRNYLMVGGMPESVQNWVETEDYLKCQQVQDDIMLAYEDDFSKYEEKADPMLLRQTLRSVAQQIGGKFVYSNVQGNYRSEKIKSALELLKDAGLVRPAVHTAANGIPLGAEINEKFVKYIFLDSGLLLRLLGLENTGGTSEMSRLVLVGAASDLVNKGHITEMVAGLELLKYNTPVQRHDLYYWQNLSRGAQAEVDYVIVKDMRVVPLEVKAGTTGSMKSMYQFMEEKHLTYGIRTSLENFGKLEKADIIPLYALSNLYK; encoded by the coding sequence ATGGAGAAAATATACTATCCGAGAACGATTGACAGCTACTTGCTGGAATGGAAAAACGAGAGAGCGCACAAGCCTTTGCTGCTTCGGGGTGCGCGTCAGGTGGGGAAATCCTCTGCCGTCCGTCAGTTGGGGAAGACTTTCAAGTATTTCATGGAGGTGAATTTCGAGCGGGACAAAGAGATTATTTCGGTGTTCACTGGTAATCTGAAACCGAAAGAGATCACCTCGCGCCTTGCGGCCTTTTACGGCATACCTGTCGTGCCGGGCGAAACGCTTTTGTTTCTGGACGAGATTCAGGCCTGCACGCCTGCGATACACAGCCTTTGGTTCTTCTATGAGGATTATCCGGAGCTTCATGTCGTGGCAGCTGGCTCGCTGTTGGAATTTGCCTTAAAGAAGATGGCTTTTTTCGGTGTTGGCAGGGTGCGCTCGCTCTTCATGTACCCGATGTCTTTCGACGAGTTCCTTGCCGCAACGGGACACGCCGGCTGGATTGAAGCGAAGCGGAACGCTTCTCCGGCAGAACCTTTGTTCGAGGCTCTGCACGGGAAACTGGTGGAAAGTTTCCGCAATTACCTGATGGTCGGGGGAATGCCTGAATCCGTCCAGAACTGGGTAGAGACGGAAGATTACTTGAAATGTCAGCAGGTGCAGGACGATATTATGCTGGCGTATGAAGACGATTTCTCGAAGTACGAGGAGAAAGCCGACCCGATGTTGCTCCGCCAGACGCTCCGCAGCGTGGCGCAGCAGATAGGCGGGAAATTCGTGTATAGCAACGTGCAGGGGAATTATCGGAGCGAGAAGATCAAGAGTGCGCTGGAACTACTGAAAGATGCCGGGTTGGTAAGACCGGCCGTGCATACTGCTGCCAATGGCATACCGCTGGGAGCCGAGATCAACGAGAAGTTCGTGAAATATATCTTTCTGGACAGCGGGTTGTTGTTGCGGCTGCTCGGCTTGGAGAACACGGGAGGCACATCGGAGATGTCGAGACTGGTGCTTGTCGGGGCGGCCTCCGATTTGGTGAACAAAGGGCATATCACGGAGATGGTGGCGGGCTTGGAACTGCTGAAATACAATACGCCCGTGCAACGGCATGACCTGTATTACTGGCAGAATCTGTCACGCGGGGCGCAGGCGGAAGTGGATTATGTCATCGTCAAGGACATGCGGGTCGTTCCCTTGGAAGTGAAAGCGGGCACGACGGGTTCGATGAAAAGCATGTACCAGTTCATGGAAGAGAAACACCTGACATACGGCATACGAACATCGTTGGAGAACTTCGGCAAGTTGGAGAAGGCGGATATTATTCCTCTGTACGCCTTGTCCAATCTGTATAAATAG
- a CDS encoding AAA family ATPase, with protein MIAEIRFKNMFSFRDEAILSFEADRSKDMESYHVVELGGDVRLLKVAVIYGANASGKSNIIKVCDFIKSFITYTPLNKAEQIQIVPFLLNKTNSRQLSEYSISFYLKNEEKAVRYVYSVALDRWHVAKESLIYYPSQQPATIFERNTENNVSVIKFGQKIKMSQSVKEEITLKCLHNMSVFAAYLQVNTHIVELEAVLQYLTNQVMPAIVPASSLSRYAEESIKDESAKDYILRYLQEADFNISNITSKEQETHKGSINYTMYQHKVSSDDGNNDYYEFPELFESDGTIRTFGLAAQVQKILERDAFLAVDEIESSLHPKLIEYIIERFLKESEQAQLLLTTHYDGLLGEEDLLRKDNVWFTEKNPDGSSVLYPLTDFKGLNRISSLQKAYKFGKFGAVPNL; from the coding sequence ATGATAGCAGAAATTAGATTTAAGAACATGTTCTCATTTAGAGACGAGGCTATATTAAGTTTTGAAGCTGATAGAAGTAAAGATATGGAATCATATCATGTTGTAGAATTAGGGGGTGATGTGAGACTATTGAAAGTGGCTGTCATTTATGGAGCAAATGCTTCGGGTAAGAGTAATATTATTAAAGTTTGTGATTTTATCAAGTCATTCATTACTTATACTCCACTTAATAAGGCAGAACAAATTCAAATAGTCCCGTTTCTCCTAAATAAAACAAATTCGAGGCAGTTATCTGAATATTCGATTTCGTTCTACTTGAAGAATGAGGAAAAAGCAGTTCGTTATGTCTATTCTGTAGCTTTAGATAGATGGCACGTAGCAAAGGAAAGTCTAATCTATTATCCAAGCCAACAGCCTGCTACTATATTTGAAAGAAATACTGAGAATAACGTATCTGTTATTAAATTTGGACAGAAGATCAAAATGTCGCAATCTGTCAAAGAGGAAATAACATTGAAGTGTTTGCATAACATGTCAGTTTTTGCTGCTTATTTGCAGGTAAATACACATATTGTAGAATTAGAGGCAGTTCTTCAGTATCTAACCAATCAGGTTATGCCGGCGATTGTGCCTGCATCATCTTTAAGTCGTTATGCCGAAGAATCAATCAAGGACGAGTCTGCAAAAGATTATATTTTGAGATATCTACAGGAAGCTGATTTCAATATTTCAAATATTACTTCCAAAGAACAGGAAACACATAAGGGTTCGATTAATTATACTATGTATCAGCATAAAGTTTCATCTGATGATGGTAACAATGATTATTATGAGTTCCCGGAACTGTTTGAATCGGACGGTACTATACGTACGTTTGGCCTGGCCGCTCAAGTGCAAAAGATTCTTGAAAGAGATGCTTTTCTTGCAGTTGACGAGATTGAATCCTCTCTTCATCCGAAATTGATAGAATACATCATTGAACGTTTTCTAAAAGAATCAGAGCAAGCCCAGTTGTTGCTCACTACACATTATGATGGACTGTTAGGAGAGGAAGATTTGCTTAGAAAAGATAATGTCTGGTTTACTGAAAAGAATCCGGATGGATCAAGTGTGCTATATCCTCTAACAGATTTCAAGGGATTGAATAGGATCAGTTCTCTCCAAAAGGCATATAAATTTGGTAAATTCGGTGCAGTCCCTAATCTATAA
- a CDS encoding RloB family protein gives MRKARKNTATRQVIHIVGEGLTELFYFSHLKKILGYRYSISPRLFENNSIEKIEKKIKELLDEDVFVICVFDADVSRRSDAENKKMVSFKKKYENNPNVILCDSLQSIEYWFLLHFEDTCRHFQDSAATERALKQYLPTYDKTRKYLEKDKWVKEMLAGSKMDKACELAEKYKGRDSYSEIYKAIKKVSQN, from the coding sequence ATGAGAAAAGCAAGAAAAAATACAGCGACCAGACAGGTTATTCATATCGTTGGTGAGGGCTTGACTGAATTATTCTATTTCAGTCATTTGAAAAAAATACTTGGTTATAGATATTCTATTTCTCCTCGTTTATTTGAAAACAATAGTATTGAGAAAATAGAAAAGAAGATAAAGGAACTTCTAGATGAAGATGTCTTTGTAATATGTGTTTTTGATGCAGATGTTAGCAGGCGTTCTGATGCAGAAAATAAAAAAATGGTGTCGTTCAAAAAGAAATATGAAAATAATCCCAATGTGATTCTCTGTGATAGCCTACAGTCAATAGAATATTGGTTTTTACTACATTTTGAAGATACGTGTCGACATTTTCAAGATTCTGCAGCAACAGAAAGAGCATTAAAGCAATATCTGCCAACATACGATAAAACTCGGAAATACCTTGAGAAGGATAAATGGGTTAAAGAAATGCTTGCTGGCTCAAAAATGGATAAGGCATGTGAATTAGCTGAAAAATATAAAGGTAGAGATTCTTATAGCGAGATTTATAAGGCGATTAAAAAAGTTAGTCAGAATTAA
- a CDS encoding ATP-dependent nuclease has product MYISKVSLVNYRNFENSFFLFNKGINTIIGENASGKTNLFRAIRLILDDNLLSSAYKLNENDFNRNLINWKGRWIIISLEFSEISNEEAIQALFVYGSGVIADDKVKKATYNLFFRPKPEIRKQLSELKEGDHDGLNFILDKITINDYETFFTGKSTVDFNDKNVQRELMGDFENVIFNYEIDESKFGGRIPHQLSISKEVAFTFIKALRDVVSDFQDNKKNPLLTLLKSKSEELNDKDSELISNKVKDLNRTIEDLNDIKEITNNISETIKEAVGTTYSPSSLSIKSNLPNEAEKLFHALKLFIGEPGEDYEGSIHELSLGGANLIFLTLKLLEYKYRKGKDRIANFLLIEEPEAHIHTHIQKALFDKIEYEDTQIIYSTHSTHISEVSNISNMNIINRFKNYSEVYQPFIGLNDEEIMHIERFLDAIRCNILFAKSVILVEGDAEEILIPVMVKNTLGVSLDELGISLINVRSTGFENLAQLFHNQRIKKRCAIITDLDESITGKDTEASKRGLSRKAKLDSIKNANEWICPFYAPHTFEVEFLGNGNKDIVLSTVKDVYKDKDTIELSEQEINSSDIKEYGKRILTMANYKGKGWYAILLSNYITPSVCIPKYILDAIVFAKSKFSNELIVQMLEYVLDTYDEDEEIDNLKNELKSYNEGRTSFDDIKKSLEGVLNDNEPILYILNQL; this is encoded by the coding sequence ATGTATATATCGAAGGTATCATTAGTGAATTATCGCAATTTTGAGAACTCATTTTTCCTTTTTAATAAAGGAATAAATACTATAATTGGAGAAAATGCATCTGGTAAAACTAATTTATTTAGGGCTATTCGTCTTATATTGGATGATAACCTATTATCTTCTGCATACAAACTTAATGAAAACGATTTCAATAGAAATTTGATAAATTGGAAAGGAAGATGGATTATAATAAGTTTGGAATTCAGTGAAATATCAAATGAAGAAGCTATCCAAGCTTTATTCGTTTATGGAAGTGGAGTCATAGCAGATGATAAAGTTAAAAAGGCTACTTATAATTTATTCTTTAGGCCTAAGCCTGAAATCAGAAAACAACTTTCAGAATTAAAAGAAGGAGATCATGATGGATTAAATTTTATTTTAGATAAAATTACTATCAATGATTATGAGACTTTTTTTACAGGGAAGAGTACTGTTGATTTTAATGATAAAAATGTACAACGTGAATTGATGGGAGACTTTGAAAATGTAATTTTCAATTATGAAATAGATGAATCAAAGTTTGGAGGTCGTATTCCTCATCAGTTATCTATAAGCAAAGAGGTTGCATTTACTTTCATTAAGGCATTGCGAGATGTTGTGTCCGATTTTCAAGATAATAAGAAGAATCCTTTATTGACACTTCTAAAAAGTAAAAGTGAAGAGTTAAATGATAAAGATTCAGAGTTAATCTCAAATAAAGTAAAAGATTTAAATAGAACAATAGAAGATTTAAATGATATTAAGGAAATTACTAATAATATTTCCGAAACAATAAAAGAGGCAGTTGGTACTACGTACTCTCCTTCTTCATTGTCTATAAAATCAAATCTTCCAAACGAGGCCGAAAAATTATTTCATGCATTAAAATTGTTTATAGGAGAACCGGGAGAGGATTATGAAGGTAGTATTCATGAATTAAGTTTAGGTGGGGCAAATTTAATATTCCTAACATTGAAACTTCTTGAGTATAAATATAGAAAAGGAAAAGATCGCATTGCAAACTTTCTTCTAATAGAAGAGCCTGAAGCACATATCCATACACATATACAGAAGGCTTTATTTGATAAAATAGAATACGAAGATACACAGATTATTTATTCAACGCATTCTACTCATATTTCGGAGGTTTCAAATATCTCAAATATGAATATTATAAATAGGTTTAAGAATTATTCTGAAGTTTATCAACCATTTATAGGCCTAAATGATGAAGAAATAATGCATATAGAAAGGTTTTTAGATGCCATAAGGTGTAATATACTATTTGCAAAAAGTGTAATCTTAGTAGAAGGAGATGCTGAAGAAATTCTAATTCCAGTAATGGTGAAGAATACTTTAGGAGTTAGTTTAGACGAACTTGGGATAAGTTTAATCAATGTTAGAAGTACTGGATTTGAAAATCTTGCACAGTTATTTCATAATCAGAGAATAAAGAAAAGATGTGCTATTATTACGGATTTAGATGAATCTATAACAGGAAAAGATACAGAGGCCTCAAAAAGAGGTTTAAGTAGAAAAGCAAAATTAGATTCAATTAAAAATGCAAATGAATGGATATGTCCATTTTATGCACCACATACTTTTGAGGTAGAATTTCTTGGAAATGGTAATAAAGATATAGTCTTATCAACAGTTAAAGATGTTTATAAAGATAAAGACACGATTGAATTGTCTGAACAAGAAATAAATTCTAGTGATATAAAGGAATACGGAAAAAGAATTTTAACAATGGCAAATTATAAGGGTAAAGGATGGTATGCAATACTTTTGAGTAATTATATAACGCCATCAGTGTGTATACCTAAATATATATTAGATGCTATTGTATTTGCAAAATCTAAATTTTCAAACGAATTAATTGTTCAAATGCTAGAATATGTATTAGATACATATGATGAAGATGAAGAAATTGATAATCTTAAAAACGAATTAAAATCGTATAATGAAGGACGTACTTCTTTTGACGATATTAAGAAATCTTTAGAAGGAGTATTGAATGATAATGAACCAATATTGTATATATTAAATCAACTTTAG